A window from Aureibacillus halotolerans encodes these proteins:
- a CDS encoding TIGR00282 family metallophosphoesterase, protein MNLLFIGDVVGKPGRHMIDVYLPKLKEKYKPQLTIVNGENAANGRGITEKIYRAFMTAGAQVVTMGNHTWDNKEIFEFIDGAKNLVRPANFPEGTPGKGIVFVNINGVEIAVINLQGRAFLPPLDCPFLKAEELIKEAKKRTPFIFVDFHAEATSEKIAMGYFLDGKATAVVGTHTHVQTADQRILPQGTAYMSDVGMTGPYDGVLGMDSETVLKKFTTALPARFEVAEGREQLSGVFIKADSRTGKAMSIERILINDDHMFIEG, encoded by the coding sequence ATGAATCTATTGTTTATTGGTGATGTTGTAGGGAAGCCAGGCCGGCACATGATTGATGTGTATTTGCCGAAATTGAAGGAAAAGTATAAACCTCAACTGACGATAGTGAATGGTGAAAACGCCGCGAATGGTCGCGGAATCACTGAAAAGATCTATCGAGCATTTATGACTGCTGGTGCGCAGGTGGTTACGATGGGAAATCATACGTGGGACAATAAGGAAATCTTTGAATTTATTGATGGAGCGAAAAACCTAGTAAGGCCAGCAAACTTTCCTGAAGGCACCCCAGGAAAAGGCATCGTGTTTGTTAATATAAACGGTGTCGAAATTGCCGTCATTAATTTACAAGGAAGAGCATTCCTACCTCCTCTAGACTGTCCTTTTCTGAAAGCAGAAGAACTGATAAAAGAAGCGAAAAAACGGACACCATTCATTTTTGTTGATTTTCATGCGGAAGCGACTTCTGAGAAGATTGCCATGGGGTACTTTTTAGACGGCAAAGCCACTGCGGTTGTTGGCACGCACACTCATGTACAAACAGCTGACCAACGTATTTTGCCTCAAGGCACTGCCTATATGTCTGATGTAGGCATGACTGGACCATACGATGGCGTGTTAGGCATGGACAGTGAGACGGTGTTGAAGAAATTTACAACTGCACTGCCAGCAAGGTTTGAGGTAGCAGAAGGTAGGGAACAGTTAAGTGGCGTCTTTATAAAGG